cagtctagattagcttagctgtcatcctttgtggagagaattttcctaccgtcatgcggaaccaaatcactgacaatattccagaacatttattttcttggtgagctggcgatagcctagcttgatgatttcccacacaattgtgtagctcagagcctcaatgcaatggcgtcagtttgatgcaatgattgcaatgccaaagACATCAACgggtgagtaatttggtcgcgttcacagctcaatccgaaacgaagacatgtgatgacgcaaaacaaggaagaacaggcgatattcattgctttcaatacagaacgatactgaaagtttgccttccttccttgcttgagactttaaacatcttgagttcatttgtctctaaccttcaaaaaggcccttggaaaactttgtccatcatattactcctccaccccttctgcgatgccttgagaaaggcattcgatccctcgccgtccagctcgcccagtaacgatgttgttctgtcgatttcctcacgaagaatgaaagtttgcctcagtgagatccactgtttatactctaggcaaatattccccttcgttcttcttcttttcctttgttcacagagactttacatcttatgatttccccttcgttgctcgtcgataagttgctcgttattgacagttctgttcgggaaagcacacaaatggacagaacaaatgtatgtggAAATGGGAACGCTTcccattttcatcaatttaaatcatatacagactatgggattctaatgtatatcatatcaaacaaatcttagggaatttccgattcgtttggtatgtaaatcgccaaaatcccttcgcggcaaaaatagttattaacgttaactttatttcataaaaacgtgacctgttttctgaattggcacccttaatgaaagacgtagttctacgtcaaaatgtattttttttatgtaaaaacatcacattgaaatacattgttaagttaatacatatatatagttcacaaaataaataaaaaaaaggtttatttttcataatcttgctttttttactgttttccaggaaaaataattccgaccagtacgatacccatgcccaaattcaaTACGACCGCAAAATGTTAAAGTATTGGCCTTGTCACGTGAACACTTGTAAGTGACTGCACGATTTCAAAACATTGCTGGTCCATGAAgaatttatttttgagaaaacatcCTATGGTGAATCCAAAAGTAACGCAAACTTCTACAAGGTCAATGATCTGAGCGCGACTTTAGCGACATGCGGTTCATATTTTGAGAGATTTCATCGTGTCGAAATCTTGTTGTCTGAGAGATAATGTCTCTCGCAAGTTTGCCCACGATACCATTTGTTATCTCGCGACAACCAGCGTAAGTTAGCGTCACACGGTCCGCACGACAGAAAATGCATGCTGGATTGGGTGCGTCCAGTTTATCACCCAGCATTTGTTTACTGATCTGATAAAATGCTTTGAGCTGCGCCATCCACATCCAGGATGTGCCTAGTGACTCACGACGATCAGATGAAGGGTGGTTCACTCACTGATCGGTTCGTTCTCGATGGCATCTAAGTTCCCTTCAACCAAGTGTCTGTTTTGTAGTAAagtgttagaggcgaatgaactgcaaagtttaaagcctcttaaaaacaaagaaagaagaagaagtaaagTTTTTTATTATGACTAAAGTTCCTCCTGATGGCGGATTTGGATGGCTAGTGGTTGCAGGCTGCGCAGTTACTAACGTATTCTTCTACGGTCTGGATTctgcaaaaaaaactacatctATCTTTTGATTCCCAGATTTTCAACCAATCGTTGATCTCCGTGTTCGGATTGATGTTCGGCGACTATTTGAGTGCTTTGGGGGAAAATGCCTTCGGTGCCGCGCTGGTGATGAACATGtgcaacatttcattgaatttCTCCGGTTTGAATTCCTCTAGATGTCGTGAAATTCCATAAACAATGATGTTATCCCATTCAGGACTCATAACGGGGCCAATAATCAAAAAGTTCGGTGCGCGGAAGGCAGCTATTCTGGGAAGTCTGCTGACCGGAGGAGCCATGACAACGTGCTCTCGTGCCACCCAAATGTGGCAGATTTTGCTTTCATACAGCATGGCGTTTGGTTTTGGACTGGGTCTGATTCAGTCATCAACTTTCGTTGCCATCAACTCCTATTTTAGATTCAATAAAGGCAAGGCGGTTGGTTTTGCTTTGGCTGGTACAGGAATTGGCCAAATACTGATGCCGTTGCTTGTGCaatatttgcttgatttgtatGACTTTCGTGGTACCACACTTATTATCGGAGGCTTAGCGTTCAACGGAGTATGAATGCCAATTTGGTACAAAActataaatatttaaaatgaaactttATTCATGTTTAGGTTGTCGGTTCCTTGCTTCTGCAACCAGTGGAATGGCACATGGTACACAACAAAGATGAGGAATCTGCCAACGAAACTAAACCACTTCTTAATGGTTCTAGTAATTCACCAAAAAAATCCAACAATGGTTGGTCAAAACTGGCTGCTCTCATGGATGTAGCAATTTTGAAGAAAGCCTCGTTTCTAAACTTGATCATTGGCCTAGGCTTAGCCTACACGGCGTCCACAAGCTTCTCTCTTTTCTTCCCATACTTTCTACAGGTACACAATTCAAATTTCATCAAAGATTTGTTTTCCTTCAATTCTGAATTACTGTACAGAGAACAGCAAACCTCGACATGCTCCAAGCAGCCAACTGCATGTCGATTCTCTCAACCACAGACCTTCTCACACGGGTCACAGTTCCAGCGTTTGTGGATAAGATGAACTTCTCGCATAGAAACACCTTCCTCTTGGCGGGACTCTGTCTGGTTATCGCACGAGCAATAATGGCCGAAATGCGGAGCATTGTAGCACTGATGATCACTTCAGCATTCTATGGAATCTTCCGATCGATTACGATTGTCAATCAGAACCTCACAATAGCGGAATACTGCAGTGAACGGTCCTTGGAGGCGATGCTCCCGAACGCCCTGGGATTCAACATGATCACGAaaggcatcttggttttgagtTTGGGACAAGTGCTCGGGTGGTTCGTAGATTACAGTGGAAGCTACTCTATGAACCTTCATGCACAGAATTTGCTCCTGGTATCGACCTGTGTGTTATGGCTTTGTGAGATGTATTTTAAAGGTGGAAGCTGAACAAGGAAACTTGTGGGAAAATCAAatctgaagtttatttcaaagcGATCGTCAActgtttcattttttcttgtgtTGATATATCAATTTGTATTGCCTTATCATTTAAGTTTTGCGAATTTTGGTTTAGGTTTTCATGTGTAATTTTGGTATAATGCTACCGAAGAATATTACGATAGATATTTGGTCAAATGTTTCTTCTAATGAACTTACGTCATCTACGAAGTCGAGCTGCTGTGTTTtgtcatacaaaagaaacacaaatttctacattactcgagaattaatcaagcaaatgcagccAAATTAGGCGTCCGGAGGtttgagggtgcaataaatgattctctaGTGGTTAAACACTTCACCCACCTCTCAACTAATCAaataaacgaaaccaaatttggcatgtgaaggttttaggatgcaataaatgtttctatggtcattcgacactcttcccccctctcttagggtgggctgtcatacaaatgaaaaacaaatttctgcataactcaaaaactaatccagtaaatggagccaaatttgccaTGGTAAGGTTTTAGGggtcacgaaacgtttctatggtgaatagacactcctccctcctctctaaggggagaataGGAGAGGggtctgtttttattctatcatgttttctgtatcaaacatttattccatgtaacggagaaacatgttattcgcaagtggttgaaaaatcttacacgagaattctcgcgtaacttttgaaaaggtccaatgtaacattttcgtcaactcgagaaaaatgaagttgaagtcccgaacattattccgcgaattgtcttaaaaggtatcgatctttatcactacttttaccactagcagtcaataataactctgaaaaaccaatcgtaatagttgttccgtgatttgagcttaaatttgaagcctcggagcgaaaaatgttacattggacgttttgactgcccctgtttgcacattggacatattacgtttcacgataagaatttgaaactaactactgaagaacaatcgaaacatcagcatttcattctaaagacagattattattgtcatcactcgttgaattgcactgacatagataacaacacctgaaagaaacaaaaactcaaaacgaccgaagtacgacttcgtgttgttttgattgctttgttacttcggacgtttcgagcgtcggaggaaagaggcgtctgaagtaacagccgagtgcttgaattccgaatctgtacattggatattttttgcatcggcgattaaaagatgaagaagatagatacgtgaacgattgtttttataatgcattcaatgatttgaaaactaatagcgtgcatccattaactcgatttgtttacatttgttacataggaccttttcaaaagttacgcgagaattgtgtctgaaaataatctgatatcataatgataagctttggtagaagtactaggaattttatagtaaaaggtaaattcaatggggtcgattagaagatcaatcaatgaacagttctgcgattggactcatgaacttgcgcttagtaagaaaacgtaaatgtttgaaggtattgataacaaaaaacaaattttgggcgggacgaagtttgcgggGTCAGCTAGTTCTTATATAAAACTTAGATGTTTTCGTAGATTTATATGGCGAATAGGTTGCAATTCTACAATTGATGCATTTAAGATCTGCTATCGGAACTTTTGTACAATCTAGAATAATAGTTATATTTTGAAAGCTTTCTCTGAAGCAGATCGGTATATTACTCTCGATTTTACTCTTCTCCGGCATATACATAAATGTTGCGAGGATTTGGCCTAATATATGCACAGTATGATCAAAATGTGTTGCTAAAGTTGTTGGATGAATACGAAAAAGCGGACTTAGGGCT
The Toxorhynchites rutilus septentrionalis strain SRP chromosome 2, ASM2978413v1, whole genome shotgun sequence genome window above contains:
- the LOC129769811 gene encoding monocarboxylate transporter 12-B, which codes for MTKVPPDGGFGWLVVAGCAVTNIFNQSLISVFGLMFGDYLSALGENAFGAALVMNMCNISLNFSGLITGPIIKKFGARKAAILGSLLTGGAMTTCSRATQMWQILLSYSMAFGFGLGLIQSSTFVAINSYFRFNKGKAVGFALAGTGIGQILMPLLVQYLLDLYDFRGTTLIIGGLAFNGVVGSLLLQPVEWHMVHNKDEESANETKPLLNGSSNSPKKSNNGWSKLAALMDVAILKKASFLNLIIGLGLAYTASTSFSLFFPYFLQRTANLDMLQAANCMSILSTTDLLTRVTVPAFVDKMNFSHRNTFLLAGLCLVIARAIMAEMRSIVALMITSAFYGIFRSITIVNQNLTIAEYCSERSLEAMLPNALGFNMITKGILVLSLGQVLGWFVDYSGSYSMNLHAQNLLLVSTCVLWLCEMYFKGGS